The genomic stretch TATGATCAGATCGATGCGGCGCCTGAAGAAAAAGCGCGTGGTATCACCATTTCCACTGCACACGTAGAATACGAATCTGAGACGCGCCACTACGCACACGTTGACTGTCCAGGCCATGCTGACTATGTTAAAAACATGATCACGGGTGCGGCACAGATGGATGGTGCAATTTTGGTTTGTTCCGCTGCTGACGGCCCAATGCCACAGACACGTGAACATATCCTGTTGTCCCGTCAGGTTGGCGTTCCTTATGTTGTGGTTTACATGAACAAGTGCGACCTGGTTGATGACGAAGAGTTGTTGGAACTGGTTGAAATGGAACTGCGTGAATTGCTGTCCAGCTATGACTTCCCTGGTGATGATACGCCCATCGTCAAGGGTTCTGCCCGTATGGCGCTGGAAGGTGATGAGTCTGACATCGGCGTGCCATCTATTGCTCGTCTGATCGAAGCGATTGATACCTTCATTCCAGACCCGGTTCGTGCAGTTGATGGCACTTTCCTGATGCCTGTGGAAGACGTATTCTCCATCTCCGGTCGTGGTACTGTTGTAACTGGTCGTATCGAGCGTGGCGTGGTTAAGGTGGGTGAAACCATCGAAATCGTTGGTATCCGTGCGACTCAAACGACTACGGTTACGGGTGTTGAAATGTTCCGTAAGTTGCTTGACCAGGGTATGGCAGGTGATAACGTGGGTTTGTTGCTGCGTGGCACCAAGCGTGACGACGTAGAGCGTGGTCAGGTACTGTGTAAGCCAGGCTCCATCAAGCCGCATACGACCTTCGAGGCGGAAGTTTATGTTCTGTCCAAGGATGAAGGTGGTCGTCATACGCCATTCTTCAAGGGCTATCGCCCACAGTTTTATTTCCGTACGACTGACGTAACTGGTGCTTGTGAGCTGCCAGAGGGCGTTGAGATGGTTATGCCGGGCGACAACGTTAAGTTGGTTGTTACCCTGATTAACCCAATTGCGATGGAAGACGGTCTGCGTTTTGCGATCCGTGAGGGTGGCCGTACTGTCGGCGCCGGTGTTGTTGCTAAAATTATTGAGTAATAGTTATGTCTGATCAAAGAATCCGTATTCGCCTGAAAGCATTCGATCATCGTCTGATTGACCGTTCTGCGACTGAAATTGTCGAGACAGCCAAGCGGACGGGTGCGCGCGTTAAAGGGCCTATCCCTTTGCCTACACGCATAGAGCGTTACACTATTCTGGTTTCCCCGCACGTTGATAAAGACGCGCGTGACCAGTATGAGATCCGTACTTACAAGCGTTTGATGGATATTATTGATCCGACAGACAAGACTGTAGACGCCCTGATGAAGCTGGATCTGGCTGCTGGCGTTGATGTACAAATCAAGCTTAACTGATTTGTAAAAAAGTTCATGGACGGCAGAAGATTTTCTGCTATAATGCGCGGCTTTCCACGGCTCGACTTAGGTCGAGCCGAGTTTTTCTAGAAGTATAGAATGAAAGTTGCTCGGTGTGAGTAATTCGAAGAGGTGTGCAAATGGCTATCGGTCTGCTGGGTCGCAAAGTTGGTATGACCCGGATATACGGTGAAGATGGAGGCTCGACCCCTGTCACTGTGCTTGAGATTGCGGCGAACCGTGTATCACAAGTCAAGACGGTAGAAACGGATGGCTATAATGCCATTCAGTTGTCTACAGGTGAGAAAAAATCTTCCCGCGTTTCCAAGTCGGAAGCTGGTCATTTTGCCAAGGCTGGCGTGCCTGCTGGTACTTGTGTTCGTGAGTCGCGCATTGAAGATGCGTCGGGTTATGATCTGGGTGCTGAACTTGCAGTAAGCATGTTTGAAGCAGGTCAAATGGTCGATGTGAGTGGGATGAGCAAAGGTAAAGGCTTTGCTGGTGTTCTGAAGCGTCACCATTTTGCTGGTCAAGACCGCACGCATGGTAACTCTTTGTCGCACCGGGTTCCGGGTTCCATTGGTCAGAACCAAACGCCAGGCCGGGTATTTCCAGGCAAAAAAATGGCTGGTCATATGGGTGCTGTACAGCGTACTGCCCAGAATCTGGAAGTGGTACGTGTAGACGCTGAGCGCAATCTGTTGCTGGTTAAGGGTGCTGTTCCAGGCGCTACTAACGGCGACGTGGTTGTCAAGCTGTCGGTCAAGGCATAAAGGTGGCAGCAATGGAATTACAGATTGCAAATGGTGGTTCAGTCGCGGTAAGCGATGACGTTTTTGCACGCGAATTTAATGAAGGTCTGGTACATCAGGCAGTTGTTGCTTATATGGCAGCAGGTCGTGCCGGTACTAAAGCGCAAAAGACCCGTGCTGATGTCAGCGGTGGTGGTGCAAAGCCTTTTAAACAAAAAGGTACAGGCCGTGCCCGTGCGGGTAGTATCCGTAGCCCATTGTGGCGTACAGGTGGTAAGTCTTTTGCGGCGCGTCCTCGTGACTTTACGCAAAAACTAAACAAGAAAATGTACCGCGCAGCAATGCGAGCGATTTTCTCTGAGCTGGTGCGTCAAGAGCGTTTCGTGGTGGTTGACTCTTTCAATATTGAAGAGCCTAAAACCAAATTGATGCTGGCAAAGTTGAAAGAGTACGGCTCAAACGACGTATTGTTGGTGTCTGATGTGGATGATGTGAATGTGCTGCTGGCAGCCCGCAACATCCCTTACTGTGAAGTTGCCACGGTGGCTGGTTTGAATCCAGTTAGCCTGGTTGGTCATCAGAAGGTTATTGTAACCACTGGTGCAGTAAGCAAGATTCAGGAGTGGCTGGCATGAGTATGGAACGTCTCTATCATGTTTTGGTTGCGCCGCGTGTGACAGAGAAAACTGTCCGTGCTTCTGAAAAAGCAAACCAGTACGTGTTTAAGGTTGCCAAAACGGCAACCAAACAAGAAATCAAGGATGCTGTCGAGACTTTATTTGAAGTCAAGGTTGATAAGGTTCGTACCATCAACATGAAAGGCAAGCAGAAGAACTTTGGGCGTCGTGGCGGTCAACGCAACGACTGGAAAAAGGCTTACATTAGCCTGTCCGAAGGTTTCTCTCTGGATGCGGCAGCGGAATAAGGCAAGGGTGAATCATGGCAGTCGTTAAGGCAAAACCAACCTCCCCAGGGCGTCGCTTCCAGGTCAAGGTTGTTAACAAAGAATTACACAAGGGCGAACCTTGTAAGAGCTTGTTGGAAAACAAGCGTAAGAGCGGTGGTCGTAATAACACTGGTCGTATTACTGTTCGTCATGTGGGTGGTGGTCATCGCCAACACTATCGTATCATCGACTTCAAACGTCGCAAGGATGATATCCCTGCTCGTGTTGAACGTCTGGAATACGATCCGAACCGTAGTGCTAACATTGCACTGCTGTTGTATGCCGATGGTGAGCGTCGTTATATCATTGCGCCAAAAGGCTTGAGTGCTGGTGCAAGTGTTATTTCTGGTGTTCATGCACCGATTGCCGCTGGCAACTGCTTGCCAATGCGTAATATCCCAGTTGGTAGTGTGATTCACTGTATTGAAATGAAAGTAGGCAAGGGCGCACAGTTAGTGCGTAGTGCTGGTGCTTCTGCTCAGTTGGTGGCGCGTGAAGGTGCTTATGCTACGATCCGTCTGCGTTCAGGCGAGATGCGTAAAGTGCCGGTCGATTGCCGTGCAACGATTGGTGAGGTCGGCAATTCCGAGCATGGCCTGATCAAGTTGGGTAAAGCGGGTGCCAAGCGCTGGCGTGGTGTTCGTCCTACTGTCCGTGGT from Thiothrix litoralis encodes the following:
- the tuf gene encoding elongation factor Tu; translated protein: MAKSKFERNKTHVNVGTIGHVDHGKTTLTAALTVVQAKKFGGESKAYDQIDAAPEEKARGITISTAHVEYESETRHYAHVDCPGHADYVKNMITGAAQMDGAILVCSAADGPMPQTREHILLSRQVGVPYVVVYMNKCDLVDDEELLELVEMELRELLSSYDFPGDDTPIVKGSARMALEGDESDIGVPSIARLIEAIDTFIPDPVRAVDGTFLMPVEDVFSISGRGTVVTGRIERGVVKVGETIEIVGIRATQTTTVTGVEMFRKLLDQGMAGDNVGLLLRGTKRDDVERGQVLCKPGSIKPHTTFEAEVYVLSKDEGGRHTPFFKGYRPQFYFRTTDVTGACELPEGVEMVMPGDNVKLVVTLINPIAMEDGLRFAIREGGRTVGAGVVAKIIE
- the rplD gene encoding 50S ribosomal protein L4, which encodes MELQIANGGSVAVSDDVFAREFNEGLVHQAVVAYMAAGRAGTKAQKTRADVSGGGAKPFKQKGTGRARAGSIRSPLWRTGGKSFAARPRDFTQKLNKKMYRAAMRAIFSELVRQERFVVVDSFNIEEPKTKLMLAKLKEYGSNDVLLVSDVDDVNVLLAARNIPYCEVATVAGLNPVSLVGHQKVIVTTGAVSKIQEWLA
- the rplC gene encoding 50S ribosomal protein L3 — protein: MAIGLLGRKVGMTRIYGEDGGSTPVTVLEIAANRVSQVKTVETDGYNAIQLSTGEKKSSRVSKSEAGHFAKAGVPAGTCVRESRIEDASGYDLGAELAVSMFEAGQMVDVSGMSKGKGFAGVLKRHHFAGQDRTHGNSLSHRVPGSIGQNQTPGRVFPGKKMAGHMGAVQRTAQNLEVVRVDAERNLLLVKGAVPGATNGDVVVKLSVKA
- the rpsJ gene encoding 30S ribosomal protein S10, whose product is MSDQRIRIRLKAFDHRLIDRSATEIVETAKRTGARVKGPIPLPTRIERYTILVSPHVDKDARDQYEIRTYKRLMDIIDPTDKTVDALMKLDLAAGVDVQIKLN
- the rplW gene encoding 50S ribosomal protein L23; this translates as MSMERLYHVLVAPRVTEKTVRASEKANQYVFKVAKTATKQEIKDAVETLFEVKVDKVRTINMKGKQKNFGRRGGQRNDWKKAYISLSEGFSLDAAAE
- the rplB gene encoding 50S ribosomal protein L2, which codes for MAVVKAKPTSPGRRFQVKVVNKELHKGEPCKSLLENKRKSGGRNNTGRITVRHVGGGHRQHYRIIDFKRRKDDIPARVERLEYDPNRSANIALLLYADGERRYIIAPKGLSAGASVISGVHAPIAAGNCLPMRNIPVGSVIHCIEMKVGKGAQLVRSAGASAQLVAREGAYATIRLRSGEMRKVPVDCRATIGEVGNSEHGLIKLGKAGAKRWRGVRPTVRGVVMNPVDHPHGGGEGRTSGGRHPVTPWGVPTKGYKTRSNKRTDNMIVRRRNKK